A window of the Bacillota bacterium genome harbors these coding sequences:
- the recG gene encoding ATP-dependent DNA helicase RecG, translating into METATDQVARELRAILRQEERDGFRDRTVVGGVAAYVERRLEPLRRQAHTDDDGAGGLAAWLAEVSRLLRTYAEAPPERRPALARALRARLGTGSDLERGPGSGPGTGSGRGEKPSPADPVTRLRGVGGRQAAALARLEIRTVADLLFHLPLRYEDWRQPVPVARLESGREQLVLGEVVAVRRWQARRGMELVDAVLRDGSGTLVLRWFNQPFRERQLPPGARLAAFGRVEQFRGRWLMQSPDVEPADEAGGRLGRLVPVYPAGQGLSQGLLRQWCRQAVEGSADETGAVPEEVRRRQGFLAQGEAWRAVHLPRSPEEAELGRRSLAFEELWLLELGIGLLRRRAREGLPGVRHRPDGRRVRAFREGLPYRLTAGQEQAWREIEADMEGPLSMNRLLQGDVGAGKTVLAAMTLLKSVDSGYQGALMAPTEILAEQHWLLLAPRFARLGVEVGLLRGGLSPGERAELLDRLARGRLPVVVGTHALLEEDVRFARLGAVVIDEQHRFGVEQRAALQQKAARLGVRPDVLVMTATPIPRTLALTLYGDLDLSVLRELPPGRKPVRTRLFPPSAREEAYRRLERHLRAGHRAYVVCPRIGEGVEEEGEEQESGVAAAAPGVTALARELERRHPEWRVGLLHGRLPVREKAAVMEAFSRGQIQVLVATTVVEVGLDVPEATVILIEGADLFGLAQLHQLRGRVGRGRVASECLLVASREGGQGWERLQVLAETGDGFALAEADLALRGPGEFLGRRQHGLPQLRAADPAGDRELLESARAESERLLAGDPRLERPEHRFLRRELVRRFPQLDLFFTG; encoded by the coding sequence ATGGAGACGGCTACCGATCAGGTGGCTCGCGAGCTGCGGGCCATCCTGCGCCAGGAAGAACGGGACGGCTTCCGCGACCGGACGGTGGTGGGCGGCGTCGCCGCCTACGTGGAGAGACGACTGGAACCCCTGCGGCGCCAGGCCCACACGGACGACGACGGGGCCGGTGGCCTGGCGGCTTGGCTGGCCGAGGTCAGCCGGCTCCTGCGGACTTACGCCGAGGCGCCGCCGGAGCGGCGGCCGGCCCTGGCCCGGGCGCTCCGGGCACGGCTCGGGACGGGGTCCGACCTCGAGCGCGGGCCTGGATCCGGACCTGGAACCGGGTCCGGGCGCGGGGAGAAACCCTCGCCCGCCGATCCGGTCACGCGCCTGCGCGGCGTGGGCGGCCGGCAGGCGGCAGCCCTGGCGCGCCTGGAGATCCGGACCGTGGCCGACCTGCTCTTCCACCTCCCCCTGCGGTACGAAGACTGGCGCCAGCCCGTGCCCGTCGCCCGCCTGGAGAGCGGCCGGGAGCAGCTGGTGCTGGGCGAGGTGGTGGCGGTCCGCCGCTGGCAGGCCCGCCGGGGGATGGAGCTGGTGGACGCGGTCCTGCGGGACGGGAGCGGGACGCTCGTCCTCCGCTGGTTCAACCAGCCCTTCCGCGAGCGGCAGCTTCCCCCGGGTGCCCGCCTGGCCGCCTTCGGCCGGGTGGAGCAGTTCCGCGGCCGCTGGCTGATGCAGAGTCCTGACGTGGAGCCGGCGGACGAGGCGGGCGGCCGGCTGGGCCGGCTGGTGCCCGTCTATCCCGCCGGGCAGGGTCTCTCCCAGGGACTCCTGCGGCAATGGTGCCGGCAGGCGGTGGAGGGATCCGCGGACGAGACGGGGGCCGTGCCGGAGGAGGTCCGCCGGCGCCAGGGCTTCCTGGCGCAGGGCGAAGCCTGGCGCGCCGTCCACCTGCCGCGGTCGCCGGAAGAGGCGGAGCTGGGCCGGCGGAGCCTCGCCTTCGAGGAGCTCTGGCTCCTGGAGCTGGGCATCGGCCTCCTCCGCCGGCGGGCGCGGGAGGGGCTGCCGGGCGTTCGCCACCGGCCGGACGGCCGGCGGGTGCGCGCCTTCCGGGAGGGGCTCCCCTACCGGCTGACCGCCGGTCAGGAGCAGGCCTGGCGCGAGATCGAGGCGGACATGGAGGGGCCGCTCAGCATGAACCGGCTCCTCCAGGGCGACGTGGGCGCGGGAAAGACGGTGCTGGCGGCGATGACGCTGTTGAAGAGCGTCGACTCCGGCTACCAGGGCGCCCTGATGGCCCCGACCGAGATCCTGGCGGAGCAGCACTGGCTCCTCCTGGCGCCGCGCTTCGCCCGGCTGGGCGTGGAGGTGGGGCTCCTGCGCGGCGGCCTCTCCCCCGGCGAGCGGGCCGAACTCCTGGATCGGCTGGCCCGGGGCCGGCTCCCGGTGGTGGTGGGGACGCACGCCCTGCTCGAGGAGGACGTCCGCTTCGCCCGCCTGGGCGCCGTGGTGATCGACGAGCAGCACCGCTTCGGCGTGGAGCAGCGGGCGGCGCTCCAGCAGAAGGCGGCGCGGCTGGGGGTCCGGCCGGACGTCCTGGTGATGACGGCCACGCCCATCCCGCGGACGCTGGCGCTCACCCTCTACGGCGACCTGGACCTCTCGGTGCTGCGCGAGCTGCCGCCGGGCAGGAAGCCCGTCCGGACCCGGCTCTTCCCTCCCTCGGCGCGGGAGGAGGCGTACCGGCGGCTGGAGCGCCACCTGCGCGCGGGCCACCGGGCCTACGTGGTCTGCCCGCGCATCGGCGAGGGCGTCGAGGAGGAAGGGGAGGAGCAAGAGAGCGGGGTCGCGGCGGCCGCGCCCGGCGTGACCGCGCTCGCCCGCGAGCTGGAGCGCCGCCATCCGGAATGGCGGGTCGGCCTGCTCCACGGCCGCCTTCCTGTGCGGGAGAAGGCGGCGGTGATGGAGGCCTTCTCCCGCGGCCAGATCCAGGTGCTGGTGGCCACCACGGTGGTGGAGGTGGGCCTGGATGTGCCGGAGGCGACGGTCATCCTGATCGAGGGCGCCGACCTCTTCGGGCTGGCGCAGCTCCACCAGCTGCGGGGGCGGGTGGGCCGCGGCCGGGTCGCCTCGGAGTGCCTCCTGGTCGCCTCCCGCGAGGGCGGCCAGGGCTGGGAGCGCCTCCAGGTGCTGGCCGAGACCGGTGACGGCTTCGCGCTGGCCGAGGCGGACCTCGCCCTGCGGGGGCCGGGCGAGTTCCTGGGCCGGCGA